In one window of Oxyura jamaicensis isolate SHBP4307 breed ruddy duck unplaced genomic scaffold, BPBGC_Ojam_1.0 oxyUn_random_OJ72835, whole genome shotgun sequence DNA:
- the NUDT18 gene encoding 8-oxo-dGDP phosphatase NUDT18, which translates to MGDATEELDAVLSGRGWELGGGYDGTPQPRGPVRLGSSACYVVLAVLFNDEDGVLLVQEAKAECRGTWYLPAGRMEPGESVVAALRREVKEETGLECEPLTLLALEERGPAWLRFVFLARPTGGTLKTLEDADAESLQAVWWDGALSSLPLRAPDILPLLELAARYRRSPPHPPTLPQELPCAHLCLRLLVAFASDAGHLWVLLSTAGPPRLPVVACGTDPAQIRRGLRLPVLRLLGGCLPPDPPVGSMGLLGLQHRAGGAGGADGVCFNVLLSILPRGTGDGPPELCHPAFRWGRVEEEGLKGRILQRLRTGGTVPIRS; encoded by the exons ATGGGGGACGCCACGGAGGAGCTGGACGCGGTGCTCAGCGGCCGAGGCTGGGAACTGGGGGGCGGCTACGACGGCACCCCGCAACCCCGCGGCCCCGTCCGGCTGGGGAGCAGCGCCTGCTACGTGGTCCTGGCCGTGCTCTTCAACGACGAG GacggggtgctgctggtgcaggaggCCAAAGCCGAGTGCCGCGGGACGTGGTACCTGCCCGCGGGGCGCATGGAGCCCGGCGAGAGCGTGGTGGCGGCGCTTCGCCGCGAGGTGAAGGAGGAGACGGGGCTGGAGTGCGAgcccctcaccctgctggcgCTGGAGGAGAGGGGGCCCGCCTGGCTCCGCTTCGTCTTCCTCGCCCGCCCCACCG GAGGGACCCTGAAGACCCTGGAGGACGCGGACGCCGAGTCCCTGCAGGCCGTGTGGTGGGACGGGGCGCtgtcctccctgcccctgcGCGCCCCCGACATCCtgcccctgctggagctggccgCCCGCTaccgccgcagccccccgcacccccccacGCTGCCGCAGGAGCTGCCCTGCGCCCACCTCTGCTTGAGGCTCCTGGTGGCCTTCGCCAGCGACGCCGGGCACCTTTGGGTGCTGCTGAGCACGGCCGGGCCCCCCCGGCTGCCCGTGGTGGCGTGCGGCACCGATCCTGCCCAAATCCGCCGGGGGCTGCGCCTGCCCgtgctgaggctgctggggggctgcctgCCTCCGGACCCCCCCGTCGGCtccatggggctgctggggctgcagcaccgggctgggggtgccgggggggctgaCGGGGTTTGCTTTAACGTTCTGCTGAGCATCCTGCCCCGCGGCACCGGGGACGGCCCCCCCGAATTGTGCCACCCCGCTTTCCGCTGGGGGCgggtggaggaggagggcttGAAGGGCCGCATCCTGCAGCGGCTCCGCACGGGGGGCACGGTGCCCATCCGCAGCTAG